The following are encoded together in the Lathyrus oleraceus cultivar Zhongwan6 chromosome 3, CAAS_Psat_ZW6_1.0, whole genome shotgun sequence genome:
- the LOC127131751 gene encoding uncharacterized protein LOC127131751 — protein sequence MDEYEAYILGLEEDIELKIKILEVFGDSALVMHQTRGDWETRHANLILYWDYMLKLLLKLDKITFSHIPREENQMANALATLASMYKLIWPNHQPNIEIRHFDEPAHCLTIVEESDDKPWFFDIKYYLEKQEYQEEASSLDKRTIRRLASKFFLNGDVLYKQNYDMVLLRCMDKHEADQLMKDIHLG from the coding sequence ATGGATGAGTATGAAGCCTACATATTGGGGCTAGAAGAAGATATTGAGTTAAAGATTAAAATCCTTGAGGTATTcggagattccgctctagtgatgCACCAAACCAGAggtgattgggaaacaagacatgctaacctaattcTATACTGGGATTATATGCTAAAGTTACTCCTAAAGTTGGAcaaaatcactttctctcatattcctcgagaagagaatcagatggcaaATGCTTTGGCAACCTTGGCCTCCATGTACAAGTTAATATGGCCTAACCATCAGCCTAATATTGAAATCAGGCATTTTGACGAACCTGCTCATTGTCTAACAATAGTAGAAGAGTCGGATGACAAACCCTGGTTCTTCGACATCAAATATTATCTGGAGAAGCAAGAATACCAGGAAGAGGCTTCCAGCCTTGATAAGAGGACTATACGGAGGTTGGCGTCAAAGTTCTTCTTGAATGGGGATGTGTTGTACAAGCAAAATTACGACATGGTCCTACTGAGATGTATGGACAAACATGAAGCTGATCAACTTATGAAGGATATACACTTAGGATGA